In the genome of Stigmatopora nigra isolate UIUO_SnigA chromosome 7, RoL_Snig_1.1, whole genome shotgun sequence, the window TTTTGTGGTGTCGAAAAGAAGCAAAGGCGGGATGGGGTTTGGTTCTGGTTCTGAGAAGAGAAAGCACCGTGAGACTCCAGTTGTTGCTTGGGCCAATTTGGACCTGCTTAGTGAGGAGCAACTAAACAtttgcgtctgtgtgtgtgcgtctgtcCTCGTCTTTCCATGGACATTATTTTTCTctacctttctctctctctctctttctctcacccTTTTTGTCCCGTCGTTTCATCCACGTTGCCCCGAAACTCGCTTCCATGCCGGTACCACGTCGAGATGACGTCCCCCGGGCGGGGGTGCCGGTTCAGTGGCCGCCAACCCTAGGAGGTCGCCCCTACCAATATGGCCGCCTTGGCGCAAATTGCCATGCATTTATCAGCGGTAGGAGGGCCGGCCAAAAGTTTAGGCGGGAGAAAAAGGTCAAGAAAAACAAGTGGTTTGatttggccaaaaaaagttGGGTTCTCCCGGCCGGCTCCTcgtcctctccctccctccctgcctccctGCCTCGCTCCCTGCCTCCGTCTCTCCGATGGGTCATTGaatggcttcttcttcttcttcttcttcttcctctttttcttcttcttcttctacacgCCCCGCCCTCTGTCCTTTTCTGTGTGTGGCCAGGAAATGCAGCTTCCCGCCTTGGGTTCAGCAGACCCCGGTGTGAAAATCCCGCCTCGAGACGGCAAAGCAAAGCGGCCCTCCGCGCCTGCCCGGTCCTCTTCGGCCGGCGGAGCTCCGTGGCCACCCACCGGACCTTTTTGGGGGGCGTTGGCCTtaaaaagacagacagagagagagagagagaacgagagatgCTCTGAATGAAAGTATATCCCCTGctttcacgcacacacacacggaaaaactaaagaaatagaAAAGGGCTTTCTACAACTTTCTGCCATCTTGCCGGACAAGATGGAGCGGTCCTCAGTGCCTTGCGTCCGCTCCCACTGGGACGGACTGCCCACGGCCTTGTTTTCTCTTCTCAATATCAGAACCCAAAAGCCGTGCTCAAacggggagggaaaaaaagggggccgTTGGAATTTGGGGCGTTTCCGCTTTGTCCGTCAGCTCTTGTCCCTTGGTCTTTCCTTCTGCTTTTGAGTATCGCGTGGGGCGGGGGCCCAAATGTGGGCTACAGTGAATGGCTTGCCGGCCAATGGCGGGGCACAAGGGGACCGCGCCACCGGCCCGCAATTAGCCCGGCGTGCatggaaccggagtacccggggaaaaatCCACGCCGACGGGAAGGTTCCAAACTGGGGGTCCAACCCgccatctcagaactgtgaggcggacatgctCAACACTCTTCAACCGGCCTTGTTGGGGCCCTCCGTCtgaaaagttattttctttatttgaatGACTAATTGAACTGGAGGGCCGCTGGAGGTGATAGCAGCTTTTCATTCCAAGCCACCTTCACACACGGACAGAAAGTTGAAGCcaaccagcgggggttgtgcTGTAACCAGGCacagctgatgccaatccactgattgcactagTATTGAAGAAAGCTTTGCTCTGTCCAGATTGAAATGGCATCCCGCACACACTTGtgcaatagtttgcccacccagcCCTCTTCAATGAAGGCCTGCTCTTATGCCACGTTAGTTTATATGTCCAATGCTTGAATTTGATCAAAGCGTTCATAAATggttcaaaaaaaatgttaaaagccTTTGATCCACCGCATTTCACATTGgtccaaaaaaaagtcttggactGGACTGGATTGGCTTCCGCAGTCTACAAAGCGGTCCCGGACGGCCGACAAAGTTGACtaaacgggggttgggctgccgTGACTGGGGGGAATTGGCGGCGCTTTTGTTCCCGGCCATCCAGCACCGACAGACACACAACTAATTGAAGCggccccggccggccgggggCTGGGCCCAAACAGACAGCAGCggctgacgccaatccactgattgcacacgtaggacacttagtattgtggaaagctttctTCTTTGGAATGAAAAGCTGCACACTGTGGAATATTTTGCCCCGCCCCGATATGTATTGTTTGTAAAGTTTGGTTTGGCCAGTGGTTGATttccccccccccgcccccattTCTTCAGCTTGGCGGATGAGCGCCCGGAAGCCAAGTGGCTGTGGCGCCGCCAAATGTCCCAGGCGCTTTCCCGCGACGCCGTCGGCTGACGAAGGGAGCGCGCCGGCGTCCCGGTCCGCGCGCCGTGAGGACGTCGGCCCATGGCGGCGGGAAGCGTGCTTCTctctctgctctctctctctctcttttggggGACTTTTGGGACACGTTTGAGCACGACTATGCAGCGGAGGATGCCAGTGCAGGTGCATTGTGGGGATTGTATTTCCAAGGTGCTCCACCTCCAGGAACCCCTCCCTTTGAGTGGCCGCTCAAATGGGATCGGGGGGAGGCCCCTTCTTTCTATTTTTAAGGGCCTGATCTTTGTGGAAATTGTCCGCGACGAGGCGTCCGTGGCTTTTGGAGACCTGTACCTGTCCGCCCCATTTCATTTGGATcaaactgctgctgctgctaacACAGGCCTCCCAGTGTACAGCCCcgcccctttttttgtcattgaattGGTCTAGGAAAGGAGAGTTTTGGGAAAGTGTGATACTTGAGGAGGTAGGCCTGTGTGTCTAGCACATTTTGTGTCCCTCAGTGAAAGTCAtaaacagggttttttttttggtttgtttttttggtgatcATTGCAGCCCCCCTTCTCACAGGATTGGTCTCCAAGATGGCGGCTAACAAGCAATGGATAGCTTTATTGTCAGAAAagctttccttttctttcaagTTTTAAACCCTATTTTGATGACATTTGTCCCCCAAACTTTTTGGTGCACCCTATCAAGATGAAGAATAGACTACCTAAGGGAGTGAAACTGGCAAGCGGGGCTCTTTTTGTCTGGATTCTTTGTTCCCCAAAATGGCTGCTCCAGAGTGATGatcgctcctcctcctccttttttggcggccattttggccaGGGCAGGCAACGGTCGGAAAGCCATCCGGATGGGCCAGAGTCCCTTTTTTGCTGAGCCTACAAACTGTGATTTGAGTCGTAGTTTCCAGGACATAAACGGgcaagattttttgggggggggggggggggggtcaaaggTTTTAGGGCTGGGCTCAACTGACAtggactttttcatttttatttctacgTCCATTTCAAAGGTCTCGCCCGGTCTTTCCGTCCGTCCACGGCGCCCAagcatctctctctttctctctgtttttttctctatcTGTCTCGGccgcaaatattttaaaaagttaaaaaactCTATATTTGTTGGTTTCCAATTTGATGGAATTGTTTCAGGAATGTGTTGATTCCATTTTTCAATGgattgaatgtatttatttgttcatttagcGTGTACAATATTAACCGATAGATTTGAGGAATTGAACCAATGGACGGCAATATTGGATCAATTCTCCGCTTTTATTCCCATTTTGATGGATGGCATTATTTCTCAAAGGTCTTTTTCATGGTTTTTATTGCAATATTTATTGATGCCGTTGGGGGacaagtcctcattttctgagcGCCCGGCACTACTTCAAACTACGACAACatctttttttagtttgttcttAGAGTAATACGGCGGTCCGACATCTTCCAGACATTTCCATTTTGGACAGACGGCAAGTTTGCGCTTTTCTTACCGTGACAATCCGAAGCGGTCCCGTCCCTCCCGGCCCCGCCCCCCGGCCCCGCCCCTCCCGACCCCGCCCCTCCCAGCCCCGCCCCTCCCCCGGTGTCGCCAGCGTCCAATTTGCACACGGTCGCCACGGAGCTCCCCGTTTCCAAACCAGAGGATGCTATTTTCTACACCTCAAGTGGGGACCTTTTTGGGACTCTTTTCAGATATTCCTGAGCCGGCGCCCATCTTGTATAGCGATAaactaaatatagatatatatatatatatgtaaaaaaatatatatatctgctATGTATATGTTTGTTTGTAATACCACGCAGAGTGTACAgttatttttcttcccccctCCGGCCGGCCCCCCCCCTTCATCTCCGTGGACAAAAAAAGTTTGCCCGTTTGGGCATCTTTTGGGAGCTTCTTTTCTCCACGGTGGCCATCTTCCACTTGATTGTTCGCGGATTGTTTCGATTTATTCCGACCGACcccttctttttcatttttgctgagatttttctttgtttgttttgctttgaatCCCACTCCCAAGTGTGCCTCTACGACGGAGCGTTGGGACCACgcagagaaagaaaaaagaccAAGTGGCGTTCGCCCGAGTAGTTGTTTCAATGGCAAGAGTAATACATTAACAAATGGAAGTCCTAAAATGTCACAAGTTGACCCAAATTCcaggaaaaataatgttaatatgACAAGATTCAAGTGGTTGTTTGCGGTGGGGCTCATTGAGCCTTTTGTCTTTGTTAAAATCACCAACTTTTGCGAAAACTACCACTTGAATTTGGTAATGTCACGTCACGGGATGACTTTTTGGTAACAGGTCCCAATATTAAATCCCTTGCTAAGAGGCCCGGGcccgtttttctttctttctcggCGTGGCAGCGATGCTCGCTGGTGGTCTCCGTCTTGAATTATTTCCTGGTTCCCGCCTTTTCCCTTCTGACAAGCCATATTGAGCCCACCCACCCCGTCTGTCCGACTAGCCCCGCCACCGTACGGCccttaggtgttttttttttggggggggggggggggtgggtttACAGGATGACTATTTTTTGATGTATATTATTGGAAGAGTGCTGTTGAAGAGTGATGTACATGAATGTGGCTGTTCTGACAATTTCATTATTGCTgtcataacaataataacaataatatgagTAATATCGGTAATAATACTTGGCTTTTGTGGGTTGAGTCGACGATGACCGCGTTGTGATCCTCTGGGTTTTTTGCTTGGTTTTCCTTCCTTTTGAATACCATCAAAGATGACTATATTTTTGGGGTGGGTGAATCTGGAGCTAGAAATGAAATCAATTCATGAATAAATGATTCAGTTGTTTACAAGAGTCTGCTTTAGTCGTGCACTTTTTattgagtggattttttttggaaaaatgaatatattcatttcataattgtctttttttaaaaatatgtgtcATTTGTGTATTGGATTCTCGTTCATGCGGATGGACTGTGCCGTGGGTCAAAGCGAAAGTCGGTCAATCCATTTCAACGGTGCACTGACACAAGATGGCCGCCGGGCGATGACGGTGGTCCCGATTGACCGGCAGGTAGCACGCTTTTTGCATCTCCTCCCGTCgacgtgtgagtgtgtatgtgtgtgtgatcgAAGAGAAGCAAGGGCAGAGAGGCTCCTCTCTAGCGTCCATTTGGCTTTTGCCGAAGCTATCCGGAAGGCCGACGACGTGGCCTGCACACGCCCGAGTCCAAGCACAAGGTGAAGTGAAAATGTCCAAGAAAAAGCGCTCGCGGGCTCATTCCATTCGATTCGTGGTCGTCggcggatggacggacggatacgCCTCCGCCGCTGTTAGGCTCGGCTAGCTTGCACTTTAACGCTAAGGCGTTAGCCTCCGCCGCAAGCTAACCCGGTCggatgcagaaaaaaacaccaccacCCCCAAAGCTTATTCTTTGTCAAGCTTCATTTTTGCTAACCTTTGTGTAaggactttaaaaatgttttggggaaaaagacGCGCGAGTCGAAAGAATAACTCTCCGCGTTTTCGATGTTAGCTAGCTTCCTCTACTTCGTCTTTACGTTGCTCTTTTCGTTGGGGAGTCGCTTTTGTTATGGTTTAACACATGTATTTGAGAAGGAAGGGTGACGACGTCGGGGGGTTTATAGAGTAAAAAACAAggtttctttttcttcaaatttgcaAGGCTCAAACGCGAGGCTCGGTGGCGACAATCGCTTCCATCGCATCGTCTATTCACATCCAATTTCCTTCTGAAGCGCGAGGATAATTGGACATGGTTTCCTATTCTTCCTAGTatcaacaataacaaacatGAAATATAAACGGATGACGAGATATCTTTTTCAGGCATTTGGAGGCGGGGGGCGAAattggaggaaaacaaatgtcatCTGATGTATTTTATTCCTTCTAGACCGCTGGAGATGAACGAAATGGACACGGAAGAAAAGCCCGAGCCCGAACAGTCCCCGGCCGGAGGTAATGTGAGGCCGCCGCCTCTCGACTATCGAGCCCCGCCCACTATGGGTGTGGCAATACGCTGAGCGACATGACCTTTGCCAAAGGGTTATCCATGTGCTCTCATAAAGCGTGCTTGTTTAAAACGTCCAATTCACTTTGACGGGATTGGccgttagacgtccaattttcTTTTGGGTCaggcgaggaggaggagacggCGGCGGAGGCCACGCGGGTCACCCGGGCGCCCGCCAAGCGTCGGCACAAATGCTCGCTGTGCGAGCGCGACTTCTCGTGCCCGTCGCGGCTGTCGGACCACGTGGCGGCGCACTTTGGCGAGAAGCCGCACGCCTGCCCGCTGTGCGGCAAGCGCTTCAGCAAGAAGATCAACGTCAAGGTGCACCAGCGCGTGCACACGGGCGAGAAGCCCTACGCCTGCCAGGACTGCGACGCCCGCTACGCCCAGCTGGGCTGCCTGCGGCGCCACCGCTTGCGCCACGCCCCCAACCGCCAGCACGTGTGCGAGCAGTGTGGGCGTTCCTTCCTGCAGCGACGTTACCTGTTGCAGGTAGAGCTGTCCGTCCGTTCTAgacgatggatggatggatggatggattggtCGAccgattgattgattgatttctcGGCCTCTCTCCAGCACCAACGCATCCACACGGGCGAGCGGCCTTACGCCTGCCCCCTGTGCCCCAAGCGCTTCGCCTCCACGGCGGGGCGCTCGGAGCACCAGCGCACGCACACGGGCGACGCCTACACCTGCCCGGTGTGCCGCAAGGCCTTCACCACGCCGTCGGCCTTCCGCGACCACGCCACGCTGCACACGGGCCGCAAGCCGCACCCGTGCTCCGTCTGCGGCAAGAGTTTCAACCGGCCGGGCCTTCTCCGCAAGCACCTGCAGAAACACCTGGAGCGGGACGCCGAGGCGGTGAGCCACCCTCCCGAAACCAGCGCTCGGCCCGGCCTGACCGCGCCTCCCGCCTCACGCAGGACGAGGAGCGGGACGGCGAGGAAGACGGGACGACGACGTCGTCGTCGTCAGGTGAGCGCCCCCCTCGggggcagcggcggcggcggcgggcgaggCTTTGGCTCAAAACGAAAGAGAGGCAGAGCACTTTTGCCGGCGGCGGCAGGCAAGAAGACGGCGGCCAAGAGGAAGGTGCACGAGTGCGAGCGCTGCGGCCGCGTCTTCTCCAGGCCGTACAAGCTGAAGGAGCACCTGGAGGTGCACGCCGCCACGCGCCTCCACGGCTGCTCCATGTGCGGCAAGAGCTTCGCCAACGCCACCAACCTGAAGGCCCACCAGAAGATCCACACGGCGCAGCGCCCCCACCGCTGCCACGTGTGCGACAAGTGCTTCCTGCGCCCTTACGAGCTGCGCAAGCACGTCAAGACGCACGAGCGCCAGAGCCTGCTGGACCTGCCCGCCCCCAGCGTGAGTGGCACGGCACATTTCCCTTCTTTCTTTTCCGTCCGGCTCTTGACGCAACGCCGCCCGCCGTACCTAGCCCGTTCGGGAGGAAGTCCCCGAAGACCGGCACCCGGCGACCGGTGAAGACGACGCGGGGGGAAGCGAGCCGGCCGGTCGGGACGACGCCGTCAACGGCCTCATCAACTCCGACGGCGAAGAAGAGGACTGGGTCCCCATCCTGATAGGTACGTCTATGACGCGTCGAGGTTTgacgggggagggggggtgacACCGAAAGAGCCTTTTTTCAGAGGCGGACGGCgcagaggcggcggcggcgcccacCACGGCGACCACCACGGCGGCGCAACCGACGCCACCCCCCACGGCGGAAGACAAACGCGGACCTCACGCCTGCCCCGTGTGCGGGCGCGACTGCTTCAAGGCCTCGGCCCTGCAGAAACACCTGCGCATCCACTCGGGCGAGCGTCCCTTCCGCTGCGCCACCTGCCAGAAGAGCTTCACGCAGCAGGTCCACCTGAAGGAGCACCGGCGCATCCACACGGGCGAGAAGCCCTACACCTGCCCGCTGTGCGCCAGGACCTTCACCTTCTCCAGCGCCCTGCGGCGCCACGTGCGCCTGCACGGCGACGAGCGCCCCTTTGCCTGCGAGGTGTGCGGCAAGACCTTCAAGCAGGCCACCTCGCTGAAGAGCCACATGCTGGTGCACTCGGACGTGCGCCACCACTGCCCCGTCTGCCACAAGGCCTTCACGCGCCCGCTGGAGCTCAGCTACCACGTCAACGTGCACGACGCCAGCCGCCCGTACTTTTGCCGCCTGTGCCGCAAGAACCTGAGCGGGGTGCGGGCCTTCCGCAAGCACCTCCTGCGCCACCAGGCCTGGGACGCCGCCAAAGAGCGGGACGCCGCCAAAGAGCGGGACGCCGCCAAAGAACGGGAGGCGGCCAAAGAGCGGGAGGCCGCCCGTCCACCCGGGGAGATGGCGCTCCGGCCACCGGCCCAACCGTCGGAGACGGCGGCGCCTCTTTGAACTGGAACGCGAGAGGAGAGCTGTGGCGGCGGCCGTGACTGTACCTGCGTTCAGAGACAATCCGCCAAATGTAACCAATTGACGTGGCCACGCTCTCAATAAATGTAACCGGTCAACACCAAAAATACACCCTCTCTATCCATCTCACCTTTGGGGGGTGGGGTTGGCGGGAGGGAGTCATGAGCCCGCTTCCAATAGCTTGAAACCAGTTGACAGTCCAACCTTGCGTTGACCAGCAGAGGGCGCCGCCGGGCGGCCAACGTCCCGA includes:
- the LOC144198905 gene encoding uncharacterized protein LOC144198905 isoform X4; the protein is MTVVPIDRQVARFLHLLPSTCECVCVCDRREARAERLLSSVHLAFAEAIRKADDVACTRPSPSTRPLEMNEMDTEEKPEPEQSPAGDVQFSFGSGEEEETAAEATRVTRAPAKRRHKCSLCERDFSCPSRLSDHVAAHFGEKPHACPLCGKRFSKKINVKVHQRVHTGEKPYACQDCDARYAQLGCLRRHRLRHAPNRQHVCEQCGRSFLQRRYLLQHQRIHTGERPYACPLCPKRFASTAGRSEHQRTHTGDAYTCPVCRKAFTTPSAFRDHATLHTGRKPHPCSVCGKSFNRPGLLRKHLQKHLERDAEEDGTTTSSSGKKTAAKRKVHECERCGRVFSRPYKLKEHLEVHAATRLHGCSMCGKSFANATNLKAHQKIHTAQRPHRCHVCDKCFLRPYELRKHVKTHERQSLLDLPAPSPVREEVPEDRHPATGEDDAGGSEPAGRDDAVNGLINSDGEEEDWVPILIEADGAEAAAAPTTATTTAAQPTPPPTAEDKRGPHACPVCGRDCFKASALQKHLRIHSGERPFRCATCQKSFTQQVHLKEHRRIHTGEKPYTCPLCARTFTFSSALRRHVRLHGDERPFACEVCGKTFKQATSLKSHMLVHSDVRHHCPVCHKAFTRPLELSYHVNVHDASRPYFCRLCRKNLSGVRAFRKHLLRHQAWDAAKERDAAKERDAAKEREAAKEREAARPPGEMALRPPAQPSETAAPL
- the LOC144198905 gene encoding uncharacterized protein LOC144198905 isoform X5; amino-acid sequence: MQKKTPPPPKLILCQASFLLTFVPLEMNEMDTEEKPEPEQSPAGDVQFSFGSGEEEETAAEATRVTRAPAKRRHKCSLCERDFSCPSRLSDHVAAHFGEKPHACPLCGKRFSKKINVKVHQRVHTGEKPYACQDCDARYAQLGCLRRHRLRHAPNRQHVCEQCGRSFLQRRYLLQHQRIHTGERPYACPLCPKRFASTAGRSEHQRTHTGDAYTCPVCRKAFTTPSAFRDHATLHTGRKPHPCSVCGKSFNRPGLLRKHLQKHLERDAEADEERDGEEDGTTTSSSSGKKTAAKRKVHECERCGRVFSRPYKLKEHLEVHAATRLHGCSMCGKSFANATNLKAHQKIHTAQRPHRCHVCDKCFLRPYELRKHVKTHERQSLLDLPAPSPVREEVPEDRHPATGEDDAGGSEPAGRDDAVNGLINSDGEEEDWVPILIEADGAEAAAAPTTATTTAAQPTPPPTAEDKRGPHACPVCGRDCFKASALQKHLRIHSGERPFRCATCQKSFTQQVHLKEHRRIHTGEKPYTCPLCARTFTFSSALRRHVRLHGDERPFACEVCGKTFKQATSLKSHMLVHSDVRHHCPVCHKAFTRPLELSYHVNVHDASRPYFCRLCRKNLSGVRAFRKHLLRHQAWDAAKERDAAKERDAAKEREAAKEREAARPPGEMALRPPAQPSETAAPL
- the LOC144198905 gene encoding uncharacterized protein LOC144198905 isoform X3; amino-acid sequence: MTVVPIDRQVARFLHLLPSTCECVCVCDRREARAERLLSSVHLAFAEAIRKADDVACTRPSPSTRPLEMNEMDTEEKPEPEQSPAGGEEEETAAEATRVTRAPAKRRHKCSLCERDFSCPSRLSDHVAAHFGEKPHACPLCGKRFSKKINVKVHQRVHTGEKPYACQDCDARYAQLGCLRRHRLRHAPNRQHVCEQCGRSFLQRRYLLQHQRIHTGERPYACPLCPKRFASTAGRSEHQRTHTGDAYTCPVCRKAFTTPSAFRDHATLHTGRKPHPCSVCGKSFNRPGLLRKHLQKHLERDAEADEERDGEEDGTTTSSSSGKKTAAKRKVHECERCGRVFSRPYKLKEHLEVHAATRLHGCSMCGKSFANATNLKAHQKIHTAQRPHRCHVCDKCFLRPYELRKHVKTHERQSLLDLPAPSPVREEVPEDRHPATGEDDAGGSEPAGRDDAVNGLINSDGEEEDWVPILIEADGAEAAAAPTTATTTAAQPTPPPTAEDKRGPHACPVCGRDCFKASALQKHLRIHSGERPFRCATCQKSFTQQVHLKEHRRIHTGEKPYTCPLCARTFTFSSALRRHVRLHGDERPFACEVCGKTFKQATSLKSHMLVHSDVRHHCPVCHKAFTRPLELSYHVNVHDASRPYFCRLCRKNLSGVRAFRKHLLRHQAWDAAKERDAAKERDAAKEREAAKEREAARPPGEMALRPPAQPSETAAPL
- the LOC144198905 gene encoding uncharacterized protein LOC144198905 isoform X1; the protein is MTVVPIDRQVARFLHLLPSTCECVCVCDRREARAERLLSSVHLAFAEAIRKADDVACTRPSPSTRPLEMNEMDTEEKPEPEQSPAGDVQFSFGSGEEEETAAEATRVTRAPAKRRHKCSLCERDFSCPSRLSDHVAAHFGEKPHACPLCGKRFSKKINVKVHQRVHTGEKPYACQDCDARYAQLGCLRRHRLRHAPNRQHVCEQCGRSFLQRRYLLQHQRIHTGERPYACPLCPKRFASTAGRSEHQRTHTGDAYTCPVCRKAFTTPSAFRDHATLHTGRKPHPCSVCGKSFNRPGLLRKHLQKHLERDAEADEERDGEEDGTTTSSSSGKKTAAKRKVHECERCGRVFSRPYKLKEHLEVHAATRLHGCSMCGKSFANATNLKAHQKIHTAQRPHRCHVCDKCFLRPYELRKHVKTHERQSLLDLPAPSPVREEVPEDRHPATGEDDAGGSEPAGRDDAVNGLINSDGEEEDWVPILIEADGAEAAAAPTTATTTAAQPTPPPTAEDKRGPHACPVCGRDCFKASALQKHLRIHSGERPFRCATCQKSFTQQVHLKEHRRIHTGEKPYTCPLCARTFTFSSALRRHVRLHGDERPFACEVCGKTFKQATSLKSHMLVHSDVRHHCPVCHKAFTRPLELSYHVNVHDASRPYFCRLCRKNLSGVRAFRKHLLRHQAWDAAKERDAAKERDAAKEREAAKEREAARPPGEMALRPPAQPSETAAPL
- the LOC144198905 gene encoding uncharacterized protein LOC144198905 isoform X6 is translated as MQKKTPPPPKLILCQASFLLTFVPLEMNEMDTEEKPEPEQSPAGGEEEETAAEATRVTRAPAKRRHKCSLCERDFSCPSRLSDHVAAHFGEKPHACPLCGKRFSKKINVKVHQRVHTGEKPYACQDCDARYAQLGCLRRHRLRHAPNRQHVCEQCGRSFLQRRYLLQHQRIHTGERPYACPLCPKRFASTAGRSEHQRTHTGDAYTCPVCRKAFTTPSAFRDHATLHTGRKPHPCSVCGKSFNRPGLLRKHLQKHLERDAEADEERDGEEDGTTTSSSSGKKTAAKRKVHECERCGRVFSRPYKLKEHLEVHAATRLHGCSMCGKSFANATNLKAHQKIHTAQRPHRCHVCDKCFLRPYELRKHVKTHERQSLLDLPAPSPVREEVPEDRHPATGEDDAGGSEPAGRDDAVNGLINSDGEEEDWVPILIEADGAEAAAAPTTATTTAAQPTPPPTAEDKRGPHACPVCGRDCFKASALQKHLRIHSGERPFRCATCQKSFTQQVHLKEHRRIHTGEKPYTCPLCARTFTFSSALRRHVRLHGDERPFACEVCGKTFKQATSLKSHMLVHSDVRHHCPVCHKAFTRPLELSYHVNVHDASRPYFCRLCRKNLSGVRAFRKHLLRHQAWDAAKERDAAKERDAAKEREAAKEREAARPPGEMALRPPAQPSETAAPL
- the LOC144198905 gene encoding uncharacterized protein LOC144198905 isoform X2 → MTVVPIDRQVARFLHLLPSTCECVCVCDRREARAERLLSSVHLAFAEAIRKADDVACTRPSPSTRPLEMNEMDTEEKPEPEQSPAGDVQFSFGSGEEEETAAEATRVTRAPAKRRHKCSLCERDFSCPSRLSDHVAAHFGEKPHACPLCGKRFSKKINVKVHQRVHTGEKPYACQDCDARYAQLGCLRRHRLRHAPNRQHVCEQCGRSFLQRRYLLQHQRIHTGERPYACPLCPKRFASTAGRSEHQRTHTGDAYTCPVCRKAFTTPSAFRDHATLHTGRKPHPCSVCGKSFNRPGLLRKHLQKHLERDAEADEERDGEEDGTTTSSSGKKTAAKRKVHECERCGRVFSRPYKLKEHLEVHAATRLHGCSMCGKSFANATNLKAHQKIHTAQRPHRCHVCDKCFLRPYELRKHVKTHERQSLLDLPAPSPVREEVPEDRHPATGEDDAGGSEPAGRDDAVNGLINSDGEEEDWVPILIEADGAEAAAAPTTATTTAAQPTPPPTAEDKRGPHACPVCGRDCFKASALQKHLRIHSGERPFRCATCQKSFTQQVHLKEHRRIHTGEKPYTCPLCARTFTFSSALRRHVRLHGDERPFACEVCGKTFKQATSLKSHMLVHSDVRHHCPVCHKAFTRPLELSYHVNVHDASRPYFCRLCRKNLSGVRAFRKHLLRHQAWDAAKERDAAKERDAAKEREAAKEREAARPPGEMALRPPAQPSETAAPL